A stretch of the Cumulibacter soli genome encodes the following:
- a CDS encoding mannose-1-phosphate guanylyltransferase, with product MSRFYPVIPAGGSGTRLWPLSRQSSPKFLHRLGADERSLMQLTLARLGPLSPPEQTYVVCGPAHKMAIAEQIPSVPPRNLVVEPAGRNSGPAIALAAAIIHARDPEAVMGSFAADHLISVGDAFRAAVRTGIEVAATGRLVTIGVPPRYAETGYGYIEIGDELGIGAALAVRSFKEKPDLVTAQEYVEDGRHLWNAGMFVGRTADLLEDVRHHAPQIYERVQRVAESWHTDNAAAREILTEVWQDMPSISIDHAIVEQVAAQGRVATVPARMGWSDMGDWDTVAELGLAEGSRLAQPRDTLLLDSPGSFATSGTGRAVTVVGVPDVVVVETDTCILVVKRSEAQRVKDAVEAWKERGRDDLL from the coding sequence ATGAGCCGCTTCTACCCCGTCATCCCTGCCGGTGGCAGTGGAACGCGACTGTGGCCACTGAGCCGACAGAGTTCGCCGAAGTTCCTACACCGTCTCGGCGCGGACGAGCGGTCACTCATGCAGCTCACTCTCGCGCGACTCGGCCCGCTGTCGCCGCCCGAACAGACTTACGTCGTCTGCGGGCCCGCGCACAAGATGGCGATCGCCGAGCAAATACCGTCGGTGCCACCGCGGAACCTGGTCGTCGAGCCGGCCGGACGTAACAGCGGACCGGCGATCGCGCTCGCTGCCGCAATCATTCACGCCCGTGACCCCGAGGCCGTGATGGGCAGTTTCGCCGCCGATCACCTCATTTCCGTCGGCGACGCCTTCCGGGCCGCCGTCCGCACAGGAATCGAGGTGGCGGCGACCGGCCGCCTAGTGACCATCGGAGTTCCGCCGCGCTACGCCGAAACCGGGTACGGCTACATCGAAATCGGTGACGAGCTTGGCATCGGCGCGGCGCTCGCGGTGCGCTCGTTCAAAGAAAAGCCCGATTTGGTGACCGCGCAGGAGTACGTCGAGGATGGGCGACACCTGTGGAACGCCGGCATGTTCGTCGGTCGTACCGCCGACCTGCTAGAGGACGTGCGTCACCACGCCCCGCAGATATACGAACGAGTGCAGCGTGTCGCCGAAAGTTGGCACACCGATAACGCGGCGGCTCGGGAGATCCTCACCGAAGTGTGGCAGGACATGCCGTCGATCAGCATCGACCACGCCATCGTCGAGCAGGTCGCCGCGCAGGGTCGCGTCGCGACCGTGCCCGCGCGGATGGGATGGAGCGATATGGGGGACTGGGACACGGTCGCCGAGCTCGGCCTGGCCGAAGGTAGCCGCCTCGCGCAGCCGCGCGACACCCTTCTTTTAGACTCACCGGGGAGTTTCGCCACTTCGGGTACCGGCAGAGCCGTGACCGTGGTCGGCGTCCCGGACGTCGTCGTCGTCGAGACCGACACCTGCATCCTCGTCGTCAAACGATCCGAGGCCCAACGGGTCAAGGATGCGGTCGAGGCCTGGAAGGAACGCGGCCGCGACGACCTGCTCTAA
- a CDS encoding glycosyltransferase family 2 protein, with product MNTPPPVRAVDEVTVVVVTFSPGEHLAAFLDSLQDAAQCPPRVIMVDNGSVDGSVEAAEGRDGVELIRTGSNLGFGSAANIGAAEVVTDWILVANPDLVWGPGSIDALLDAARRWPNAAAIGPAITTADDELYPSARLLPSIGIGAGHAIFGAIWPTNPWTRTYRAEAEAIGERTTGWISGSCMLMRKDAFDSLGGFDAGYFMYFEDVDLCARLHDEGHEVVYAPGTVVLHNQGHAANREPSRMVAEHHRSAYRYLSRRYSGLRWAPLRLVLRCGLAARQAIAQRSATVRGGAPPRRGADELPSNETSRDT from the coding sequence ATGAACACGCCGCCGCCGGTGAGGGCGGTCGATGAGGTCACCGTGGTGGTCGTGACGTTCTCACCCGGCGAGCACCTGGCCGCGTTCCTGGACTCCCTGCAGGATGCAGCGCAGTGCCCGCCGCGCGTCATCATGGTCGACAACGGGTCGGTAGACGGGTCGGTCGAAGCCGCGGAAGGACGCGACGGGGTCGAGCTGATCCGAACCGGCAGCAACCTCGGGTTCGGCTCTGCTGCGAATATCGGTGCCGCCGAGGTAGTCACGGACTGGATCCTCGTGGCCAACCCGGATCTGGTGTGGGGCCCCGGAAGCATCGATGCGCTGCTGGATGCGGCGCGCCGCTGGCCGAACGCGGCGGCGATCGGCCCGGCCATCACCACTGCGGACGATGAGCTGTACCCCTCGGCGCGGCTGCTGCCGAGCATCGGCATCGGTGCCGGGCACGCCATTTTCGGCGCGATCTGGCCGACGAACCCATGGACCCGCACCTACCGCGCCGAAGCCGAAGCGATCGGTGAGCGCACCACGGGATGGATCTCCGGCTCCTGCATGCTGATGCGTAAGGACGCGTTCGACTCGCTCGGCGGATTCGACGCCGGATACTTCATGTACTTCGAGGACGTCGATCTGTGCGCGCGACTGCACGATGAGGGACACGAGGTGGTCTACGCGCCAGGCACCGTCGTACTACACAATCAAGGCCACGCCGCTAACCGGGAGCCTTCCCGGATGGTCGCCGAACACCACCGCAGCGCGTACCGCTACCTCTCCAGGCGTTACTCCGGTCTGCGGTGGGCGCCATTGCGGTTGGTACTGCGATGCGGGTTGGCCGCGCGTCAGGCGATCGCGCAGCGCTCGGCCACCGTCCGCGGCGGGGCGCCGCCACGACGCGGCGCCGACGAACTACCGAGCAACGAGACGAGCAGGGATACATGA